One genomic window of Amphiura filiformis chromosome 3, Afil_fr2py, whole genome shotgun sequence includes the following:
- the LOC140149132 gene encoding toll-like receptor 6, translating into MPSDISQLLLLEELHLGHNMISDIADFKLLSRLSSLQTLRLYGNDITTVSEEAVENLKHLANLSTFYMGDNPYNCTCDVKAFATWLKDTYVEVGLQWHFPKNGIPYKSSDFDGNEPAYKCASPPTLFDVSLLVVSQMNCPSPEIPTTMTTENSSSSDDNDNGGNVFSWSPITIGLMTSFMFVAMILVFTGVVYSVKAYRKKRRHVGIFPHIDNNDNPMVNNVVAHQFKYDAYICHHDNLVNLVVYNFMTRLEQEPNNLQLCLSFRDFIIGADKLDNITDAFETCRSTIFLIDENFVNSNQCMLELKICCSYLLDDNRPADTKQNGIIMIVLDAIPRDRMPTTLRVLMNKITYLEWNRLDDEKCWRQLEASLRRIKVE; encoded by the coding sequence ATGCCATCTGACATCAGTCAGCTATTATTATTAGAAGAGTTGCATTTGGGCCACAATATGATCTCAGACATCGCCGATTTCAAGTTGCTTTCTAGATTATCCTCGTTGCAAACACTGCGTCTTTACGGTAATGACATAACCACTGTATCTGAAGAAGCAGTGGAGAATCTAAAGCATCTTGCCAACCTTAGCACTTTTTACATGGGAGATAATCCTTATAATTGTACATGTGATGTGAAGGCTTTTGCCACTTGGTTGAAAGATACATATGTTGAAGTAGGGCTTCAATGGCATTTTCCAAAGAATGGAATACCATACAAATCTTCAGACTTTGATGGTAATGAACCTGCTTACAAATGTGCATCTCCACCTACACTTTTTGATGTATCTTTGCTTGTGGTTTCTCAGATGAATTGCCCTTCTCCGGAAATcccaacaaccatgacaaccgaGAACTCTTCCAGTTCGGATGATAACGACAATGGTGGGAATGTGTTTTCCTGGAGTCCAATAACTATAGGTTTAATGACATCTTTCATGTTTGTTGCTATGATTCTAGTATTTACTGGTGTCGTATATAGTGTGAAAGCATACCGCAAAAAAAGAAGACACGTTGGCATCTTTCCTCACATAGACAACAATGATAATCCCATGGTCAACAACGTAGTTGCTCACCAATTCAAGTACGACGCATATATATGTCACCACGACAATCTAGTGAACTTGGTTGTGTATAACTTTATGACAAGGTTAGAACAGGAACCGAATAATCTGCAGCTATGCCTCTCTTTTCGCGACTTTATCATCGGAGCAGATAAGCTAGACAACATCACCGATGCATTTGAAACGTGTCGAAGTACCATTTTCCTCATAGACGAAAACTTCGTCAATAGCAATCAATGTATGCTAGAATTGAAGATCTGCTGTTCTTATTTGCTGGATGATAATCGTCCTGCAGATACCAAACAAAACGGGATTATAATGATTGTGTTGGATGCAATTCCAAGAGATCGTATGCCTACCACCTTGCGCGTTTTGATGAATAAGATAACATACTTAGAATGGAATAGACTAGATGATGAGAAATGTTGGCGCCAACTTGAAGCGTCACTGCGAAGGATAAAGGTAGAATAA